CTTTCTCTGCCAGTAGAAGAAGTGTTATTCTTTTTTGTTGTTCCTTATTGCTGTGTGTTTATTTATGAATGTATTGTCTGTTATTTCCCTTCAGTAAAACAAAAAAAATGGGGAAGAGCAGTGTTACTAGTGATGGGAGTTTTCTTTTTGATTGCCGCAGTATTCAGTTACGGTAAAGCATACACGTTTTACACTTCTCTTTTTAATGCATCGTTTATTGCATTGCTGTTTCTTTTTCAGAAATGGTTCAGAGGATTCAACGCTTCTGCATTTCTTATTTCATATTTAGTAGTAGTGATCCCGTTCCTGATCGTGAATGGTTTGCTCACCGGTATTCCGGTGGTGTTGTATAACGATGCCGAGAATCTCGGCTTCCGCATTTTTTCGTTTCTTCCCTGGCCAATGAACAATATTCCGTTCGAAGATATTTTTTACGGCATGTTGCTAATCTTAATGAACGTGTCGTTGTTTGAACGGCTGCGTAGTAAAGCTGTATAACTGGATTTGCAGTATTGTTGCTAAAATATTTTCACGTTCAACTCTTCTGCATTTCATAGAACATTGTAATTTTGATGTATAAAATTACTGTGTATACACAGTCAACATGAACAACTCCGCATTTCGGGTTTTAGCTTTACTCTTACACATCTTAGCTTCTCTTCTCATTTTGTTTTATGTGCTCGACTTTGATCTGTCGGGAGGCTGGATCAGGTTTTTCCTGTTCATTGCACTTTGCATGACTATGCTTGTGTTTCTTATTGCCCATATGGTCTCACTCTACCGTTTTCTTAAAACCAAATAGTAATATATGATCTCCTTAATTGTGTTTATCACCGCTGTCTTAGTTGCAGGGTTGTTTTTCGGCATCCTCAAAAAATCTACTTATGTAAATGACGAGGGTCGTTTCAAAGCAGCATCGGTTGTTCGTTTGGCCGCTGTACTGCTGATTGCATTTGTTACTGTTGCTATCAATCCTATTAATGTTGAACGTATTGATGCAGGACATGTAGGTATTAAAGTAAGTAACGTGGGCGATAACCGTGGTGTTGGTCGTACCGAGTATGTAACAGGTTGGGTGTTTTACAATTCATGGATCTCCCGTATCTATGAATTCCCGATTCATCAGCAACACATCGATTACGAAGCAGCCGACATTGTAACCAAAGGTGGTTTCCGTGCTACCATCAAACCGTCCTTCAACTATTCCATCAACGCAGGTAACGTTGCTGATATGTTTCAGAACCTGCGTGTGGGAGTAAATGAAATGGAGCAAGGTTGGTTGAAGAATGCAATTGTTGGTTCGGTGAATGATGTGGCGAACCGTTACACAGTTGATTCTATTTTCAATCATCGTGAAGAATTCGAATCGGATATTGTAAAGGAATGTAATAAACGTGTGGCAAAGTGGTTCAATGTATCACAGCTGCGTACCAACATTGTTCCGCCTGCAGAAATATCTGAATCGATCGTTGCAAAAACAAGAGCTATCCAGGAAGTACAAGTTGCAGAAAACAGAAGACAGGTTGCTGTAGCAGAAGCAGAAAGAAAAATTGCAGAGGCAAGAGGTGATTCAGCACAAGCAGTTATCCAGGCTGCCGGTCGTGCAGAAGCCATTAAGAGAGAACAGTTATCGTTAACATCACTCTACATTGATTATATCAAAGTACAAAAGTGGAGCGGACAAGTGCCAACAACAGTAGCAGGTGGCAACAGCGGATTTTTAATTCAGTTACCAAAAGATGGGAAAGAGTAAAAAGTAAACAAGCAGAAAAGCAAATAGGTATAAAAAATGCGGAGTGATTAGCTCCGCATTTTTGTTTCATGTTCTGATTAATATCATCAATTGAATTCATTTCATCAGCTGTTGTCATCCTTTCTGCCTTACTCCCGGGCAACCTACTTTTTTATCTTTCTTAAACGATGCAATACCTGAAGTGCGTTTGTACCAATCAACAAACGGTCGCCATGTAACAGTAAGTTGCACAAAGTAATAAGCATCTTTATTTTTTTCGCTGCCACGTAAACTACCACCTGCAGGATAAGTGCCATTGCCACGATAAGCCAGATCAACTGCTGTTTGTCCCCTTGCAGCTAATAAAGTTGCTTGATCAACATAACTTGTACTTACATCATCAATATAATCGGTAAATGTTTTGCGATAGCCAAGTTCTAAACCAACACGTAAATCTTCAGTCAACAAATATTCAGCACCGATACCAAATGGAATAGAGAACTGAGTTGATTTATATGCTTTCTTTCCCGGAAGAAAACCTTGCCCTTCTGTACTCAAGGGTTGCAGGAAAACTTTTGTTCCGTTATTATCAGCAGTAAATGGTTTAATGCGATACAACGCACCACCTGCAAACACATAAGGTGTCCACCATTTATAATTCAGATTGAAAATATTGTATTGAGCACCCAATTCCCATTCAAACAAGTTGGTTTGAAAACTAAGGTTACGGCTTTGATGTCCTGCGCTTTTACTTTTTGCATCAGCTGCACGCAGCATACCAAAACTGAGATGTGTACGTGCAAGCAAATGTTCTGTAAGATCATAACGGGCACCAATACTTCCTACAAACTTTGATTGACTGAACGTAAACCGTTTCTGTTGCAGATCGCCCTGGTAATTGGCTAAACCGCCCCGGAAGGATAAGTGAAAATCTTGTGCACACAATACGAATGGAGAAAAGCAAAACAGAAAGATGAGTTTTTTCATAAATCGATCATTGGATTGAGGCCTAAAGATAACATCCTGAACAAAAACGCAAAAAAGAGACGGAAAGTATAAGAGTTAAACGATGAAAGCTGTGGCTAAGGCTAATCTTTAAAAGAAAGACCATTCTTCTCTAATTCAGCAAGCAGCTTTGGAATAGCAGATGGACCAAAACCATGCAGTTTCAACAGGTCTTTCTTGCTCCACTTTGCCAATTGTTTAATGGTATTGATGCCCTGACCTTGCAAGGCTCTTCTTGCAGGCGCACCAATTACTGAAAGAAATCCTTCTGTAGGTTTTTCTTCAGCAGCACAAATAGGGCAAACGGGACAATCACTGCTTTTGTAATACTGATGACCTTTTTTACAGGTGCGAAGCGTTCCTTTTGCTGGGGGCATGACATGATGTGTTTCATTATAAAGATAAAAAAGGAACAAAGGTTCTCAACCCTAACAGCTGTTCCTTTCAAATCAATTAATTTCGCAGCCATGATGATGCATAATTTCAACGCAGGTCCTTCTGTGTTACCAAAAGAAGTTTTTCAGCAAGCAAGTGAAGCCATCCTGAATTTTAATAACAGTGGCTTATCCATTCTTGAAATTGGTCACCGCACCGCTTTGTTTGAAGATGTGATGAATGAAGCCCGTTCGCTGGTAAAAGAATTAATGCAACTGGATGATGATCATGAAGTGCTCTTCCTGCATGGCGGAGCTACCACCCAGTTTATGCAGGTGCCTATGAATTTGCTTAATGAACAGGATGTGGCTGCTTACACTGAAACAGGAACCTGGGCAGGCAAAGCCATTAAAGAAGCAAGATTATTTGGTCATGTTGAAATTGTTGGTTCATCAAAAGACACGAACTACACAACCATGCCGCATGATCTGGCAGTACCTGCTACTGCGGCATACCTTCATATCACTACTAACGAAACCATTGCCGGAACACAATGGCACCAGATGCCTTACGATTGTGGAGTTCCTATTGTGGCTGATATGAGTAGTGACATTTTGAGCCGTGCACTCGATTTCAATAAATTCGATCTTATTTATGCCGGCGCACAAAAGAATATGGGTGCGGCAGGTGTAAATCTTGTGATCGTCAATAAAAACATTCTTGGTAAGGTTAACCGAACCATACCAACCATTCTCGATTACCGCAATCATATCAAGGAAGGCAGTATGCTCAATACACCGCCTGTATTTGCTGTGTATGTAGCCATGCTCACACTCCGTTGGTTAAAAGCACAGGGTGGAGTAACTGGAATTGAATCGCTGAATAACAAAAAGGCAGAGGTGTTGTACAATGCATTGGAAGCAATTCCTTTTATTAAGTTGCCGATTGCAAAAGAAGACAGAAGCAAGATGAATGTGGTGTTTACGATGGATGATCCACAAAAAGAAGCAGTTTTCATGCAATTATGTAAAGAAAACGGCATGTATGGAGTGAAAGGACATCGCAGTGTGGGAGGTTTCCGCATTAGTCTGTACAATGCACTTACCATGAGCAGTGTTGAAGCAATGTTGAGTTTGTTAAATGAGTTTGCGAAGAAGAACGGGTAAGTACAGGTGGCGGATTTATCCGTTAACCACCTAAAAAATCCGTTTCTTTGCAGCCGGTTAGTAAGTATAAAAATCTATGGCAATAATAGTTCCGTTCAAGGCGCTGCGTCCGCAGGCCCAGTTCGCTAAACAGGTGGCAGCACGTCCTTACGATGTGCTCAACAGTAAAGAGGCAAAGGAAGAAGCGCAAGGCAATCCTTATTCATTTTTACATATCACCAAACCGGAGATCGATCTTCCTGAAGAAACAGATCATTATGCTCCGGAAGTATATCTCAAAGCAAAAGATAATCTCGCTGCTTTTATGCAACGTGATGTGTTGTTTCGTGAAAGCAAACCCTGCTATTACATTTATCGTTTGATCATGAATGGTCGCAGCCAAACTGGTTTGGTGTGTGGCAGTGCAGTGGTGGATTATGAAAATAATGTGATCAAGAAACACGAGTTCACCCGTCCTGAAAAAGAGAACGATCGTATCAATCATATCAAGATCAGCGGTGCACAAACAGGTAATGTTTTCTTAGCATATCGTGATGTGCAGGAGTTGAATGATCTTATTGCCAAATGGCAGGAAGATAAAAGTCCTATTTACGATTTCACTGCTGATGATGATATTCAACATACTATTTGGGTAGTGAATGATGATGCCGCTATAAAAACCATCAGCGGAATTTTTGAGCAACAAGTGCCGCAAACTTATATTGCCGATGGTCATCACCGTGCAGCATCAGCAGCAAAAGTGCGTGCAGCATTGTGGGATGCAGCAACAGTAGAAAGCGATTACTTCTTAACCACATTGTTTCCTGCAAGTGAATTACAGATCCTCGATTATAACCGTGTGGTGAAAGATCTCAATGGTTTATCTGCTGAAGAGCTCATTGAAAAAATCAAAGCAGATTTTGAGGTAAAGCTTGTAGGTGCAGAAGCAGTGAAGCCTTCACAACTGCATACATTCGGAATGTATATTGATGGGAAGTGGTATCAGCTCACAGCCAAAGAAGGAACGTATAAAACGGATCCTATTGGAGTGCTTGATGTAACTATTCTTTCAGACAATATTTTAGATAAACATCTTGGCATTAAAGACCAACGCACCGACAAACGTATCGATTTTGTTGGCGGTATCCGAGGTGTAGGTGAATTACAGAAACGTGTTGACAGTGGTGAAATGAAAGTTGCTTTCAGTCTTTACCCCGTTACCATGGATCAGTTATTCGATATTGCCGATAGCGGCAATGTGATGCCCCCAAAGAGCACCTGGTTTGAACCAAAGTTGAGGGACGGACTGCTCACACACCTTATTTACAACGAATCATAATAAAAACCGAATATCAGGGAGGCGATTCAAACAATCGCCTCTTTTGATTTATTTTTGAAGCTGGTACGCTATTTGGCAACCAGATATAGGTAAAAAGAACACATGAAAAAACTTCTGAACTCACTTTTATTTGTATTGATTGGTCTTGCATCTTTCGCCCAGGATCCTGATGCTTCTCAACTCCATGAAACGGCCAAACAATTCATGCGTGGTGGCGATTGGAACAATGCTGTACTTGTTTTGAACAAGGCATTAGCAAAAGAACCACAAAATATTTCGATTCAAAAGGATCTTGCGCTTACTTACTACTATCAACGTGATTTTGCTAAAGCAAGAGAAACTGTAAAACCTTTGGTGGAGCGTGAAGATGCTGATGTGCCCACTTACCAGATAGCCGGTAATATTTACAAAGCATTGGCTGAACGGAAAGATGCTGAGAAGATGTACAAGAAGGCCTTGAAGAAATATCCGAATAGCGGCCCGTTGTATGCAGAGTATGGTGAGTTATTATGGATGATGAATGAAAACTTTACCAGCATTGAGCAATGGGAGCTTGGCATTAAGAACGATCCCGCTTATGCAGGCAACTATTATTTTGCAGCACGTTATTATTATTTCACAACCGATAAAGTGTGGGCATTGGTATACGGTGAAATATTCGTGAACATGGAAAGTTATACGAGCCGCACAGCCGAAGTGAAAAATCTTTTGCTTGATAGTTACAAGAAGTTTTTTGTGGTTGATCCAAAAACAAAATCAACCAAGCCGGAGAAGGAAAGTGAATTTACAAAAGCTTTTACTGCTGTCATGAATCAGAACAGCAGCGTGATCAACAGTGGCATTACTACTGAAACGCTAACCATGCTGCGTACACGTTTTTTGCTCGATTGGAATAAAGATCATGCAGCAAAATTTCCTTTCCGTTTGTTTGAACACCAGAAGCAATTGTTGCAGGAAGGTATGTTTGAAGCATACAACCAATGGATATTTGAAGCAGCAGGCGACTTAGCCAGATACGAAAGCTGGACAAAACTCAACACCGAACAATACAACGAGTTTACCCGTTTCCAGAAATCAAAACTCTTTAAAGTGCCGGCAGGGCAATATTATAAAAGCATAAATTAATTAATAAAAATCCTCCACACAACGGAGGATTTTTTATATGTGTATTGCTTAAATCTGCTTAACTTACTTCAACCAAAAACAGGTGTTGCCTGTTTATATTTCGTACACTTAATTGCATGCTATATGAATCCCACAAGATTATTTGATTGTATTGATGTACAGTTAGCCAGATTTCCACAGGAAGCTATGTTTGCTGCCAAAGAAGAAGGCGGCATCTGGCGTAAATACAGTACAGCAGAAGTAAAAGAATTGGTCGACAGACTGGCAGCCGGTTTACTCCATCTTGGTATTTCCGGGAATGATATGAGTGTAGAGAAACGGGATAAGATCGCAATCATCAGTAACAACCGGCCCGAGTGGATGTTGCTCGACCTGGCTGTGCAGAAAACCGGTGCGGTACTGGTACCCATCTATCCAACATTGGCTGCAAATGAACTGGAATTTGTATTGAATGATGCCGAAGTGAAACTGGTATTTGTGAGTGATGCGGAGCTTTATCATAAAGTACAGAGCGTTCGTGATAAAGTGCCGAGTATTAAAGCTGTTTTCACCTTCGATTATATTCAACCTTCACTGCATTGGAAAGAGATCATGAGTAAAGCAGGCGAAGAGGATTTGAAAAAACTGGCGATCGCTGCAGGCAGTATCCGTTATGAAGACTTGGCGACCATCATTTACACATCGGGCACTACCGGCACACCAAAAGGTGTAATGCTGAGTCATAAAAACATATTGAGTAATGTTATTTCAAGCACAGAAGTGTTTGCTGAGTTTTGTAATGCGGGTGATAAGGCATTGAGTTTTCTTCCGCTCAATCATATTTTCGAACGCATGGTTACTTATATCTATCTCTTCAATGGAGTTTCGGTGTGGTATGCAGAAAGTTTAGAAAAGATCGGTGATAACCTGAAAGAAGTACAGCCGGCCTTGTTTACAACTGTTCCGAGATTGCTTGAGAAAGTGTACGAACGCATTATGGGGCGTGGACAGGAATTAACCGGTCTCAAGAAAAAATTATTTTTCTGGGCGGTTGATGTAGGCAGCAGGTATGAAGTGGGAACAAACCACGGATTCCTGTACAACCTGCAATTGGCGATTGCCAATAAACTCATCTTTAAAAAATGGCGGGAAGGATTGGGAGGAAAAGTAAAAGCTATTGTAACAGGTGCTGCGGCCTGCCAGGTTCGTTTGCTGCGTGTGTTCACTTCCGGTAAAATGGTGATCATGGAAGGTTATGGTTTAACTGAAACATCACCTGTAATTGCAGTAAACCGTTTCAATGAATCCGGAAGACGGTTTGGAACTGTGGGCCCGGTGATTAAAGGAGTGGAAGTGAAACTGGAAGAAGATGGTGAGATCTGTTGCAAAGGTGATAATGTAATGATGGGTTATTACAAACGCCCCGATCTTACAGCTGAAGTAATTGATAAAGATGGTTATTTCCATACCGGTGATATTGGCGTATTGCAGGAAGGTAAATTCTTAAAGATCACCGATCGCAAGAAAGAGATCTTTAAAACAAGCGGTGGTAAATACGTGGCACCTCAGCCTATTGAAAACAAAATGAAGGAAAGCAAGTTTATTGAGCAGATGATCGTTGTTGGTCCTGAGCGGAAATTTGCAGGTGCATTAATC
The DNA window shown above is from Lacibacter sp. H375 and carries:
- a CDS encoding lycopene cyclase domain-containing protein, which produces MNAHYTYFLILGASLAGPLLLSFDKKVAYYKKWKYLFPAMLLPALFFLVWDELKTRAGVWSFSEEHITGAKLLSLPVEEVLFFFVVPYCCVFIYECIVCYFPSVKQKKWGRAVLLVMGVFFLIAAVFSYGKAYTFYTSLFNASFIALLFLFQKWFRGFNASAFLISYLVVVIPFLIVNGLLTGIPVVLYNDAENLGFRIFSFLPWPMNNIPFEDIFYGMLLILMNVSLFERLRSKAV
- a CDS encoding SPFH domain-containing protein, translating into MISLIVFITAVLVAGLFFGILKKSTYVNDEGRFKAASVVRLAAVLLIAFVTVAINPINVERIDAGHVGIKVSNVGDNRGVGRTEYVTGWVFYNSWISRIYEFPIHQQHIDYEAADIVTKGGFRATIKPSFNYSINAGNVADMFQNLRVGVNEMEQGWLKNAIVGSVNDVANRYTVDSIFNHREEFESDIVKECNKRVAKWFNVSQLRTNIVPPAEISESIVAKTRAIQEVQVAENRRQVAVAEAERKIAEARGDSAQAVIQAAGRAEAIKREQLSLTSLYIDYIKVQKWSGQVPTTVAGGNSGFLIQLPKDGKE
- a CDS encoding DUF6089 family protein, giving the protein MKKLIFLFCFSPFVLCAQDFHLSFRGGLANYQGDLQQKRFTFSQSKFVGSIGARYDLTEHLLARTHLSFGMLRAADAKSKSAGHQSRNLSFQTNLFEWELGAQYNIFNLNYKWWTPYVFAGGALYRIKPFTADNNGTKVFLQPLSTEGQGFLPGKKAYKSTQFSIPFGIGAEYLLTEDLRVGLELGYRKTFTDYIDDVSTSYVDQATLLAARGQTAVDLAYRGNGTYPAGGSLRGSEKNKDAYYFVQLTVTWRPFVDWYKRTSGIASFKKDKKVGCPGVRQKG
- a CDS encoding RNA polymerase alpha subunit C-terminal domain-containing protein, which gives rise to MPPAKGTLRTCKKGHQYYKSSDCPVCPICAAEEKPTEGFLSVIGAPARRALQGQGINTIKQLAKWSKKDLLKLHGFGPSAIPKLLAELEKNGLSFKD
- the serC gene encoding 3-phosphoserine/phosphohydroxythreonine transaminase, with amino-acid sequence MMMHNFNAGPSVLPKEVFQQASEAILNFNNSGLSILEIGHRTALFEDVMNEARSLVKELMQLDDDHEVLFLHGGATTQFMQVPMNLLNEQDVAAYTETGTWAGKAIKEARLFGHVEIVGSSKDTNYTTMPHDLAVPATAAYLHITTNETIAGTQWHQMPYDCGVPIVADMSSDILSRALDFNKFDLIYAGAQKNMGAAGVNLVIVNKNILGKVNRTIPTILDYRNHIKEGSMLNTPPVFAVYVAMLTLRWLKAQGGVTGIESLNNKKAEVLYNALEAIPFIKLPIAKEDRSKMNVVFTMDDPQKEAVFMQLCKENGMYGVKGHRSVGGFRISLYNALTMSSVEAMLSLLNEFAKKNG
- a CDS encoding DUF1015 domain-containing protein, translating into MAIIVPFKALRPQAQFAKQVAARPYDVLNSKEAKEEAQGNPYSFLHITKPEIDLPEETDHYAPEVYLKAKDNLAAFMQRDVLFRESKPCYYIYRLIMNGRSQTGLVCGSAVVDYENNVIKKHEFTRPEKENDRINHIKISGAQTGNVFLAYRDVQELNDLIAKWQEDKSPIYDFTADDDIQHTIWVVNDDAAIKTISGIFEQQVPQTYIADGHHRAASAAKVRAALWDAATVESDYFLTTLFPASELQILDYNRVVKDLNGLSAEELIEKIKADFEVKLVGAEAVKPSQLHTFGMYIDGKWYQLTAKEGTYKTDPIGVLDVTILSDNILDKHLGIKDQRTDKRIDFVGGIRGVGELQKRVDSGEMKVAFSLYPVTMDQLFDIADSGNVMPPKSTWFEPKLRDGLLTHLIYNES
- a CDS encoding tetratricopeptide repeat protein — protein: MKKLLNSLLFVLIGLASFAQDPDASQLHETAKQFMRGGDWNNAVLVLNKALAKEPQNISIQKDLALTYYYQRDFAKARETVKPLVEREDADVPTYQIAGNIYKALAERKDAEKMYKKALKKYPNSGPLYAEYGELLWMMNENFTSIEQWELGIKNDPAYAGNYYFAARYYYFTTDKVWALVYGEIFVNMESYTSRTAEVKNLLLDSYKKFFVVDPKTKSTKPEKESEFTKAFTAVMNQNSSVINSGITTETLTMLRTRFLLDWNKDHAAKFPFRLFEHQKQLLQEGMFEAYNQWIFEAAGDLARYESWTKLNTEQYNEFTRFQKSKLFKVPAGQYYKSIN
- a CDS encoding AMP-dependent synthetase/ligase, yielding MNPTRLFDCIDVQLARFPQEAMFAAKEEGGIWRKYSTAEVKELVDRLAAGLLHLGISGNDMSVEKRDKIAIISNNRPEWMLLDLAVQKTGAVLVPIYPTLAANELEFVLNDAEVKLVFVSDAELYHKVQSVRDKVPSIKAVFTFDYIQPSLHWKEIMSKAGEEDLKKLAIAAGSIRYEDLATIIYTSGTTGTPKGVMLSHKNILSNVISSTEVFAEFCNAGDKALSFLPLNHIFERMVTYIYLFNGVSVWYAESLEKIGDNLKEVQPALFTTVPRLLEKVYERIMGRGQELTGLKKKLFFWAVDVGSRYEVGTNHGFLYNLQLAIANKLIFKKWREGLGGKVKAIVTGAAACQVRLLRVFTSGKMVIMEGYGLTETSPVIAVNRFNESGRRFGTVGPVIKGVEVKLEEDGEICCKGDNVMMGYYKRPDLTAEVIDKDGYFHTGDIGVLQEGKFLKITDRKKEIFKTSGGKYVAPQPIENKMKESKFIEQMIVVGPERKFAGALIVPSFENLKVWAAQNNISYGTVHDLIRNPAVLELFKNIVEEFNKDFNHVEQIKKFELCANEWTVDGGELTPTLKLKRKVIMEKYRDAIERIYL